In Asanoa sp. WMMD1127, one genomic interval encodes:
- the pknB gene encoding Stk1 family PASTA domain-containing Ser/Thr kinase, whose protein sequence is MTQARLLGGRYQVGELLGYGGMAEVHRGRDLRLGRDVAIKMLRTDLARDATFQMRFRREAQNAASLNHPAIVAVYDTGEEIAPTGETLPFIVMEFVNGRTLKEVLAAEGRLMPRRALEITADICAALEFSHRHGIIHRDIKPGNVMLTQNGQVKVMDFGIARALASGATTMTQTSAVIGTAQYLSPEQARGEAVDARSDVYAGGCVLFELLCGHPPFVGDSPVSVAYQHVREDPRAPSEINRDVTPPIDAIVLKALSKNPLNRYQSAGEMRADLLRAASGRPVMATPVMRDQETMPMGAAGAATTVVRRPQGGPQTRAIPAARVGDAQARKRSNWVLAVLSVLGVLAVIALVAGLLVQNGRNEKLDVASVVGQPVADARNALTQQGFAVQTTPKEEEDCKENTVTAQDPAGGTKADKQSTVTLTVCAGPGTVQVPDLKGLPRSAAEDQLEQAKLRGDFDVVDSSLPKDQVISNDKAGTSVKPNSVIKVKISNGELTSVPNVVGKSREVAEALLREKGFDVNVEEGRVVRDENLANLVTDQDPNGDVEKKKGTTVTIEVSVFEEPDDDPTGTPTAPPPGNNGGIGDILPGVGGGRPIVGGDRQN, encoded by the coding sequence ATGACGCAGGCCCGCCTGCTGGGTGGCAGGTACCAGGTCGGCGAGCTGCTCGGATACGGCGGCATGGCCGAGGTGCACCGCGGCCGCGACCTCCGGCTCGGCCGCGACGTCGCGATCAAGATGCTTCGCACCGATCTCGCCCGCGACGCGACGTTCCAGATGCGGTTCCGGCGCGAGGCCCAGAACGCCGCCTCCCTCAACCACCCGGCGATCGTCGCCGTCTACGACACCGGCGAGGAGATCGCGCCCACCGGCGAGACCCTGCCGTTCATCGTCATGGAGTTCGTCAACGGCCGCACCCTCAAGGAGGTGCTGGCCGCCGAGGGTCGGCTGATGCCGCGCCGGGCCCTGGAGATCACCGCCGACATCTGCGCCGCGCTCGAGTTCAGCCACCGGCACGGCATCATCCACCGTGACATCAAGCCCGGCAACGTGATGCTCACGCAGAACGGCCAGGTCAAGGTCATGGACTTCGGCATCGCCCGGGCCCTGGCCAGCGGCGCGACCACCATGACGCAGACCAGCGCGGTGATCGGCACGGCACAATATCTTTCGCCCGAGCAGGCCCGCGGCGAGGCGGTCGACGCCCGATCCGACGTCTACGCGGGCGGTTGCGTGCTCTTCGAGCTCCTCTGCGGCCACCCGCCGTTCGTCGGCGACAGCCCGGTCAGCGTGGCCTACCAGCACGTCCGGGAAGACCCCCGGGCGCCGAGCGAGATCAACCGCGACGTGACGCCGCCGATCGACGCGATCGTGCTCAAGGCACTGTCGAAGAACCCGCTCAACCGCTACCAGAGCGCCGGCGAGATGCGCGCCGACCTGCTCCGCGCCGCCAGCGGCCGGCCCGTGATGGCCACGCCGGTGATGCGCGACCAGGAGACCATGCCGATGGGCGCCGCCGGCGCGGCCACCACGGTGGTGCGGCGGCCGCAGGGCGGCCCCCAGACGCGCGCGATCCCGGCCGCCCGGGTCGGCGACGCGCAGGCCCGCAAGCGGTCCAACTGGGTGTTGGCCGTGCTCAGCGTGCTCGGCGTGCTGGCCGTGATCGCCCTGGTCGCCGGCCTGCTCGTGCAGAACGGCCGCAACGAGAAGCTGGACGTGGCGTCCGTGGTGGGCCAGCCGGTCGCCGACGCGCGGAACGCGCTGACGCAGCAGGGCTTCGCGGTCCAGACGACGCCCAAGGAAGAAGAGGACTGCAAGGAGAACACGGTCACGGCGCAGGATCCGGCGGGCGGCACCAAGGCCGACAAGCAGAGCACGGTGACGCTGACCGTCTGCGCCGGCCCCGGGACCGTGCAGGTGCCGGATCTGAAGGGCCTGCCTAGGTCGGCCGCCGAGGACCAGCTCGAGCAGGCCAAGCTCAGAGGCGACTTCGACGTGGTCGACAGCTCGTTGCCCAAGGACCAGGTGATCAGCAACGACAAGGCCGGCACCTCGGTCAAGCCCAACTCCGTGATCAAGGTGAAGATCTCCAACGGCGAGCTCACCTCGGTGCCCAACGTGGTCGGCAAGAGCCGGGAAGTCGCCGAGGCCCTGCTGCGGGAGAAGGGCTTCGACGTCAACGTCGAGGAAGGCCGGGTCGTGCGTGACGAGAACCTCGCCAACCTGGTGACCGACCAGGACCCGAACGGCGACGTCGAGAAGAAGAAGGGCACCACCGTGACCATCGAGGTCTCGGTGTTCGAGGAGCCCGACGACGACCCGACCGGCACTCCGACCGCTCCGCCGCCGGGCAACAACGGCGGGATCGGCGACATCCTGCCGGGCGTCGGCGGTGGCCGTCCGATCGTCGGCGGCGACCGCCAGAACTAG
- a CDS encoding aminodeoxychorismate/anthranilate synthase component II produces MRVLVIDNYDSFVFNLVQYLGQLGVECDVRRNDEIDLAAVGRSGAAGVLLSPGPGTPERAGICIDVIQEYGGKLPIFGVCLGHQAIGAAFGATVTRAPELLHGKTSLVHHRGAGVLDGLPDPFTATRYHSLAVLPETLPDEIEVTGATESGIVMAMRHRTLPIEGVQFHPESVLTEGGHLMLANWLAACGYRAALERAPELSAEVDARRRAAFAAA; encoded by the coding sequence ATGCGCGTCCTGGTGATCGACAACTACGACTCGTTCGTCTTCAACCTGGTGCAATACCTGGGGCAGCTGGGCGTCGAGTGCGACGTGCGGCGCAACGACGAGATCGACCTCGCCGCGGTCGGCCGGTCCGGCGCGGCCGGCGTCCTGCTCTCCCCCGGCCCGGGCACCCCCGAGCGGGCGGGCATCTGCATCGACGTCATCCAGGAATACGGCGGCAAGCTGCCGATCTTCGGCGTCTGCCTGGGGCACCAGGCGATCGGGGCGGCGTTCGGCGCGACCGTCACCCGGGCGCCGGAGTTGCTGCACGGCAAGACCTCGCTGGTGCACCACCGCGGGGCGGGCGTGCTCGACGGGCTGCCCGACCCGTTCACCGCGACGCGCTACCACTCGCTCGCGGTGCTGCCGGAGACGCTGCCCGACGAGATCGAGGTGACCGGCGCCACGGAGTCCGGCATCGTGATGGCCATGCGGCACCGCACGCTGCCGATCGAGGGCGTGCAGTTCCACCCCGAGTCGGTGCTGACCGAGGGCGGCCACCTGATGCTGGCCAACTGGCTCGCCGCGTGTGGCTACCGCGCCGCGCTGGAGCGCGCCCCGGAGCTGTCGGCCGAGGTCGACGCCCGGCGCCGAGCCGCGTTCGCCGCGGCCTGA
- a CDS encoding class E sortase, translating to MTGDQNGRHRAPDTSDATAVIPRVVDGPAPSPLPRRITEQPASTARPHPRPLDASAGSRQPAPAVRPPAPEPSPDTTAVIPKAVDTTAVIPKVARPVVVPGTGGAAPDQTAVIPKVTAPDMTTVMGAVPPAPVKPHPSELPPPVKPRRGERVVRLRAEHVGDDYRSVYSELTRPTVWSRIRSGIRVGGELMITFGLVVLLFAAYEVWGVGVVQGGKQDALAGALEQQWANEPGDDPTVGPTAGTGGLGSKTAGIAKLYIPKLGQQWVVVDGVTQADIRYAPGHYPDTAGPGQIGNFSVAGHRNRATFWRLDELDNGDAIVVEDKSNWYVYHVVKTRIVLPTQVEVVAPVPMLPGSKPTKAMVTLTTCNPKFDNYQRLIVHGELVRTQPKSQGDPAELGG from the coding sequence ATGACGGGCGACCAGAACGGGCGCCATCGGGCGCCGGACACCAGCGACGCGACCGCGGTCATCCCGCGGGTGGTGGACGGGCCGGCGCCGAGTCCGCTGCCCCGCCGGATCACCGAACAGCCGGCCTCGACGGCCCGCCCGCACCCGCGCCCGCTCGACGCGTCCGCCGGGTCCCGCCAGCCGGCACCGGCCGTGCGCCCGCCCGCGCCCGAGCCCTCGCCGGACACCACCGCGGTCATCCCGAAGGCGGTCGACACCACCGCCGTGATCCCCAAGGTGGCCCGCCCGGTCGTCGTGCCGGGCACCGGCGGCGCGGCACCGGACCAGACGGCGGTCATCCCCAAGGTGACCGCGCCCGACATGACCACCGTCATGGGGGCCGTGCCACCGGCGCCGGTCAAGCCGCACCCGTCCGAGCTGCCCCCGCCGGTCAAGCCGCGCCGGGGCGAGCGGGTCGTGCGCCTGCGGGCCGAGCACGTCGGTGACGACTACCGGAGCGTCTACTCGGAGCTGACCCGGCCGACCGTCTGGTCCCGGATCCGCAGCGGCATCCGGGTCGGTGGCGAGCTGATGATCACCTTCGGCCTGGTGGTGCTGCTCTTCGCCGCGTACGAGGTCTGGGGTGTCGGGGTCGTCCAGGGCGGCAAGCAGGACGCCCTCGCCGGCGCGCTGGAGCAGCAGTGGGCCAACGAGCCGGGCGACGACCCGACGGTCGGCCCCACCGCCGGCACCGGCGGGCTCGGCTCCAAGACGGCCGGCATCGCCAAGCTCTACATTCCGAAGCTCGGCCAGCAGTGGGTGGTGGTCGACGGGGTCACCCAGGCCGACATCCGCTACGCCCCCGGGCACTATCCCGACACGGCCGGGCCGGGCCAGATCGGCAACTTCTCCGTCGCCGGCCACCGCAACCGGGCGACCTTCTGGCGGCTCGACGAGCTCGACAACGGTGACGCGATCGTCGTCGAGGACAAGAGCAACTGGTACGTCTACCACGTGGTCAAGACGCGGATCGTGCTGCCGACGCAGGTCGAGGTGGTGGCGCCGGTGCCGATGCTGCCGGGCTCCAAGCCGACCAAGGCGATGGTCACGCTGACCACCTGCAACCCGAAGTTCGACAACTACCAGCGCCTGATCGTCCACGGCGAGCTGGTCCGCACCCAGCCGAAGTCGCAGGGCGACCCGGCCGAGCTGGGAGGCTGA
- a CDS encoding DUF881 domain-containing protein, whose product MRRITRLRKPRNAWSALVPLIALAAGLLFTTSAKTADGTALREDRRPRLAQVVDEERNRVTASQQRARELAEAVRGQTDALARTDGPIRAESERAKGMEAAAGFTAVHGPGLTVRLDDAPQRPGDRPDGVRPDDLVVHQSDVQAAVNALWAGGAEAMSIMGVRVLSTSAVRCVGNTLLLHGRVYSPPFVITAIGDPSAMQRALGESDGVRLFKDAVDHFQLGYQETVEKDVTIPAFEGSSALRSAKVTS is encoded by the coding sequence GCGCCGGATCACACGCCTCCGGAAGCCGCGCAACGCCTGGTCGGCCCTGGTGCCGCTGATCGCGCTGGCCGCCGGGTTGCTGTTCACCACGAGCGCCAAGACCGCCGACGGTACGGCGCTGCGCGAGGACCGGCGCCCCCGGCTGGCCCAGGTCGTCGACGAGGAGCGCAACCGGGTGACGGCGAGCCAGCAGCGGGCCCGGGAGCTGGCCGAGGCGGTGCGCGGGCAAACCGACGCGCTGGCCCGCACCGACGGGCCGATCCGGGCCGAGAGCGAGCGGGCCAAGGGCATGGAGGCGGCGGCCGGGTTCACCGCGGTGCACGGTCCGGGGCTGACGGTGCGGCTCGACGACGCGCCGCAGCGGCCGGGGGATCGCCCGGACGGCGTACGGCCGGATGACCTGGTCGTCCACCAGAGTGACGTGCAGGCGGCGGTCAACGCGCTCTGGGCCGGTGGCGCCGAAGCTATGTCGATCATGGGTGTCCGGGTGCTGTCGACCAGCGCGGTACGCTGTGTCGGCAACACCTTGCTCCTGCACGGACGCGTCTACTCACCACCGTTCGTGATCACGGCGATCGGTGATCCCAGCGCTATGCAACGCGCTTTGGGCGAATCCGATGGCGTACGTCTCTTCAAAGACGCTGTCGATCACTTCCAGCTCGGCTATCAAGAGACGGTGGAGAAGGACGTGACGATACCGGCGTTCGAGGGGTCGAGTGCCCTTCGATCAGCAAAGGTGACTTCATGA